In the Leishmania infantum JPCM5 genome chromosome 2 genome, one interval contains:
- a CDS encoding putative voltage-dependent anion-selective channel, whose protein sequence is MTTLFKDYNKGTTDLLTKNFSSCGEWKVESKGKAPRGAYALTTTSNTHGSVNVDIEGLTDSGAYYGKLTFASRDLTDVKVTVRAEDFDNHRVEAIIGHKGPALCDISVEVNHQTMRPIAGGRLSINDKFTQKAVELALSMATVDGVQVGCGTKYDLKSQTIDWTAACRLEAKNGLVLTAQTNRLLDLTASMVSKAPLHPKFQPCVAATMTTNPQSMTWDGSMAVEWGCQVILGNTAKVRVNKNLDWIASYIANLRGGWTLVLSIDKTMKAGLTLTRN, encoded by the coding sequence ATGACAACCCTCTTCAAGGATTACAACAAGGGCACCACCGACCTGCTGACGAAGAACTTTTCCAGCTGCGGCGAGTGGAAGGTCGAGAGCAAGGGCAAGGCCCCCAGAGGTGCGTACGCCCTCACGACCACCTCCAACACCCACGGCAGCGTGAACGTGGATATTGAGGGGTTGACGGACAGCGGTGCCTATTATGGCAAGCTCACCTTCGCGTCGAGGGACCTTACCGACGTCAAGGTCACCGTCCGCGCCGAGGACTTCGATAACCACCGCGTGGAGGCCATCATTGGCCACAAGGGCCCGGCTCTGTGCGATATATCGGTGGAAGTCAACCACCAGACGATGAGGCCGATAGCGGGTGGCCGCCTGAGCATCAACGACAAGTTCACGCAGAAGGCCGTGGAGTTGGCGCTCAGCATGGCCACCGTTGACGGTGTTCAGGTCGGCTGCGGCACCAAGTATGACCTCAAGTCGCAGACAATCGActggacggcggcgtgccgcCTGGAGGCCAAGAACGGTCTTGTGctgacggcgcagacgaacCGGTTGCTCGACCTCACGGCGAGCATGGTTTCCAAGGCCCCGCTGCACCCCAAGTTCCAGCCGTGCGTGGCAGCCACCATGACGACGAACCCGCAATCGATGACATGGGACGGCTCCATGGCAGTGGAGTGGGGTTGCCAGGTTATTCTCGGCAACACGGCCAAGGTCCGCGTCAACAAGAACCTCGACTGGATCGCCTCGTACATCGCCAACCTGCGTGGCGGCTGGACGTTGGTACTGTCAATAGACAAGACCATGAAGGCGGGTCTGACGCTCACTCGCAACTGA